In one Nicotiana sylvestris chromosome 8, ASM39365v2, whole genome shotgun sequence genomic region, the following are encoded:
- the LOC138876201 gene encoding uncharacterized protein, with protein sequence MRRVTIEVPADSSLLRKSSQADVWMEPLIGPIEKAKLESHSSLTLMNDIANLIGIEMMNKIPLLEKVARDSQLEAINWKEQFESAQINMEDLQEGKSTLEQQVRALTSELAVAKASSSQAEKDKERLKSSFSEQLSKANEENRELKALLSQKEVYAGELVQSLTQAQEDLQVSADKICALESSHTSLEASYNSALADNEELKNEIADWEKDYEILEEKSVVEQTQDFPSPVVEALVNVEVDTGIPTLSSPIEPVVTSQVETASIDAPAQIEPVAIDVPASVPQTSQ encoded by the exons ATGAGGAGGGTAACCATTGAAGTTCCTGCTGATAGCAGCCTTTTGAGGAAGTCAAGTCAGGCAGATGTATGGATGGAACCTTTAATCGGtccaattgaaaaagcaaagctggagagccatagttccctgactctaatgaatgatatc gccaatcttatcggcatAGAAATGATGAACAAAATCCCTCTCTTGGAGAAGGTAGCACGTGATTCTCAGTTGGAGGCGatcaattggaaggaacaatttGAGAGTGCACAAATTAATATGGAAGATTTACAAGAAGGCAAGAGTACCCTAGAACAGCAGGTGCGGGCTTTAACTTCAGAGTTAGCGGTTGCAAAAGCTTCCTCAAGCCAAGCAGAAAAAGACAAAGAACGTCTCAAATCTTCCTTCTCAGAGCAACTATCTAAGGCCAACGAAGAGaacagagagttgaaggctcttttgagtcaaaaagaagtttacgctggggagctcgtgcaaagcttaactcaagcacaagaagaccttcAAGTCTCGGCTGATAAGATTTGTGCTTTAGAGAGCTCCCATACCTCTCTTGAAGCTTCTTACAACTCCGCCTTGGCTGACAATGAAGAGCTAAAGAATGAGATTGCtgattgggaaaaggattatgagatccttgaagaaaaatctgttgttgag caaactcaggacttcccttctcccgtggttgaagctctcgtgaatgttgaagttgatacgggtatcccaactcTTTCAAGCCCAATCGAGCCTGTTGTTAcaagccaagttgaaaccgcatctattgatgcacctgcccaaattgagcccgTTGCTATTGATGTTCCTGCTTCAGTTCCACAAACTTCTCAAtga